Proteins from one Escherichia coli genomic window:
- the ghxQ gene encoding guanine/hypoxanthine transporter GhxQ, which yields MSGDILQTPDAPKPQGALDNYFKITARGSTVRQEVLAGLTTFLAMVYSVIVVPGMLGKAGFPPAAVFVATCLVAGFGSLLMGLWANLPMAIGCAISLTAFTAFSLVLGQQISVPVALGAVFLMGVIFTAISVTGVRTWILRNLPMGIAHGTGIGIGLFLLLIAANGVGMVIKNPIEGLPVALGAFTSFPVMMSLLGLAVIFGLEKCRVPGGILLVIIAISIIGLIFDPAVKYHGLVAMPSLTGEDGKSLIFSLDIMGALQPTVLPSVLALVMTAVFDATGTIRAVAGQANLLDKDNQIINGGKALTSDSVSSIFSGLVGAAPAAVYIESAAGTAAGGKTGLTATVVGALFLLILFLSPLSFLIPGYATAPALMYVGLLMLSNVSKLDFNDFIDAMAGLVCAVFIVLTCNIVTGIMLGFVTLVVGRVFAREWQKLNIGTVIITAALVAFYAGGWAI from the coding sequence ATGTCTGGAGACATCCTACAAACACCGGACGCACCAAAGCCACAAGGCGCGCTGGATAATTATTTTAAAATTACCGCTCGTGGCAGTACCGTTCGTCAGGAAGTACTGGCTGGCTTAACGACCTTTCTGGCCATGGTTTATTCCGTTATCGTCGTTCCGGGAATGCTGGGCAAAGCAGGTTTTCCTCCCGCAGCTGTGTTTGTTGCCACCTGTCTGGTCGCGGGCTTCGGCTCGTTGCTGATGGGCTTGTGGGCCAACTTGCCAATGGCGATTGGTTGCGCTATTTCCTTAACGGCATTTACCGCATTCAGTCTGGTACTCGGGCAACAAATTAGCGTTCCTGTCGCACTGGGTGCGGTCTTTCTGATGGGCGTCATCTTCACCGCCATTTCTGTAACCGGTGTGCGAACCTGGATATTACGTAATTTACCGATGGGTATCGCTCACGGCACAGGTATCGGTATCGGCCTGTTTCTGCTGCTGATTGCTGCTAACGGTGTGGGAATGGTTATCAAAAACCCGATTGAAGGCTTGCCGGTGGCGCTCGGTGCGTTTACCTCCTTCCCGGTGATGATGAGCTTACTGGGGCTGGCGGTCATCTTCGGTCTGGAAAAGTGCCGCGTACCTGGCGGGATCTTGTTGGTGATTATTGCAATTTCGATCATCGGCTTAATCTTTGATCCAGCGGTGAAGTACCACGGTCTGGTGGCGATGCCCAGTCTGACTGGCGAAGATGGTAAGTCTCTGATTTTCAGCCTCGATATTATGGGGGCACTCCAGCCAACTGTACTTCCGAGTGTACTGGCATTGGTGATGACCGCAGTGTTCGACGCCACCGGTACCATCCGTGCCGTCGCCGGTCAGGCGAATTTGTTAGATAAAGACAACCAGATCATCAACGGCGGTAAAGCCCTGACCAGTGACTCAGTAAGTTCAATATTCTCCGGCCTGGTGGGTGCTGCGCCCGCAGCGGTTTATATCGAATCAGCGGCAGGAACCGCCGCCGGGGGTAAAACAGGGTTGACCGCAACCGTAGTGGGGGCGTTATTCCTGTTGATTCTGTTTTTATCACCACTGTCATTTTTGATCCCTGGTTACGCCACTGCACCCGCTCTGATGTACGTAGGTTTGCTGATGTTAAGTAACGTCTCGAAGCTGGATTTCAACGATTTTATTGACGCAATGGCTGGCCTGGTGTGTGCCGTGTTTATCGTTCTGACTTGTAATATCGTTACCGGTATTATGCTGGGCTTTGTGACACTGGTCGTAGGCCGCGTCTTTGCACGCGAATGGCAAAAGCTGAATATTGGTACGGTAATCATTACTGCCGCACTGGTCGCATTTTACGCGGGTGGATGGGCTATCTAA
- the guaD gene encoding guanine deaminase, with protein MSGEHTLKAVRGSFIDVTRTIDNPEEIASALRFIEDGLLLIKQGKVEWFGEWEDGKHQIPDTIRVRDYRGKLVVPGFVDTHIHYPQSEMVGAYGEQLLEWLNKHTFPTERRYEDLEYAREMSAFFIKQLLRNGTTTALVFGTVHPQSVDALFEAASHINMRMIAGKVMMDRNAPDYLLDTAESSYHQSKELIERWHKNGRLLYAITPRFAPTSSPEQMAMAQRLKEEYPDTWVHTHLCENKDEIAWVKSLYPDHDGYLDVYHQYGLTGKNCVFAHCVHLEEKEWDRLSETKSSIAFCPTSNLYLGSGLFNLKKAWQKKVKVGMGTDIGAGTTFNMLQTLNEAYKVLQLQGYRLSAYEAFYLATLGGAKSLGLDDLIGNFLPGKEADFVVMEPTATPLQQLRYDNSVSLVDKLFVMMTLGDDRSIYRTYVDGRLVYERN; from the coding sequence ATGTCAGGAGAACACACGTTAAAAGCGGTACGAGGCAGTTTTATTGATGTCACCCGTACGATCGATAACCCGGAAGAGATTGCCTCTGCGCTGCGGTTTATTGAGGATGGTTTATTACTCATTAAACAGGGAAAAGTGGAATGGTTTGGCGAATGGGAAGACGGAAAGCATCAAATTCCTGACACCATTCGCGTGCGCGACTATCGCGGCAAACTGGTAGTACCGGGCTTTGTCGATACACATATCCATTATCCGCAAAGTGAAATGGTTGGGGCCTATGGTGAACAATTGTTGGAGTGGTTGAATAAACACACCTTCCCTACTGAACGTCGTTATGAGGATTTAGAGTACGCCCGCGAAATGTCGGCGTTCTTCATCAAGCAGCTTTTACGTAACGGAACCACCACAGCGTTGGTGTTTGGTACCGTTCATCCGCAATCCGTTGATGCGCTGTTTGAAGCCGCCAGTCATATCAATATGCGTATGATTGCCGGTAAGGTGATGATGGACCGCAACGCACCGGATTATCTGCTCGACACTGCCGAAAGCAGCTATCACCAAAGCAAAGAACTGATCGAACGCTGGCACAAAAATGGTCGTCTGTTGTATGCGATTACGCCACGCTTCGCCCCAACCTCATCTCCTGAACAGATGGCGATGGCGCAACGCCTGAAAGAAGAGTATCCCGATACATGGGTACATACCCATCTTTGTGAAAATAAAGATGAAATTGCCTGGGTCAAATCGCTTTATCCTGACCATGATGGTTATTTGGATGTTTACCATCAGTACGGTCTGACAGGTAAAAATTGTGTCTTTGCTCACTGCGTCCATCTCGAAGAGAAAGAGTGGGATCGTCTCAGCGAAACCAAATCCAGCATTGCTTTCTGTCCTACCTCCAACCTTTACCTCGGCAGTGGCTTATTCAACTTGAAAAAAGCATGGCAGAAGAAAGTCAAAGTGGGCATGGGGACTGACATTGGCGCAGGAACAACTTTCAACATGCTGCAAACGCTGAACGAAGCCTACAAAGTGTTGCAATTACAAGGCTATCGCCTCTCGGCATATGAAGCGTTTTACCTTGCCACGCTCGGCGGGGCGAAATCTCTGGGCCTTGACGATTTGATTGGCAACTTTTTACCTGGCAAAGAGGCTGATTTCGTGGTGATGGAACCCACCGCCACCCCGCTACAGCAGCTGCGCTATGACAACTCTGTTTCTTTAGTCGACAAATTGTTCGTGATGATGACGTTGGGCGATGACCGTTCGATCTACCGCACCTACGTTGATGGTCGTCTGGTGTACGAACGCAACTAA
- the xanQ gene encoding xanthine/proton symporter XanQ — translation MSDINHAGSDLIFELEDRPPFHQALVGAITHLLAIFVPMVTPALIVGAALQLSAETTAYLVSMAMIASGIGTWLQVNRYGIVGSGLLSIQSVNFSFVTVMIALGSSMKSDGFHEELIMSSLLGVSFVGAFLVVGSSFILPYLRRVITPTVSGIVVLMIGLSLIKVGIIDFGGGFAAKSSGTFGNYEHLGVGLLVLIVVIGFNCCRSPLLRMGGIAIGLCVGYIASLCLGMVDFSSMRNLPLITIPHPFKYGFSFSFHQFLVVGTIYLLSVLEAVGDITATAMVSRRPIQGEEYQSRLKGGVLADGLVSVIASAVGSLPLTTFAQNNGVIQMTGVASRYVGRTIAVMLVILGLFPMIGGFFTTIPSAVLGGAMTLMFSMIAIAGIRIIITNGLKRRETLIVATSLGLGLGVSYDPEIFKILPASIYVLVENPICAGGLTAILLNIILPGGYRQENVLPGITSAEEID, via the coding sequence ATGTCTGATATAAACCATGCAGGTTCTGACCTTATATTTGAACTGGAGGATCGCCCTCCCTTTCATCAGGCTCTCGTTGGTGCCATTACCCATCTGTTGGCAATTTTCGTTCCGATGGTAACCCCTGCGTTAATCGTGGGTGCGGCCTTACAGCTTTCCGCTGAAACAACCGCCTATCTTGTTTCTATGGCGATGATCGCCTCTGGTATTGGTACCTGGTTACAGGTAAACCGCTATGGCATCGTCGGTTCTGGCCTACTCTCAATTCAGTCAGTCAATTTTTCATTTGTTACAGTCATGATTGCGCTGGGCAGCAGCATGAAAAGCGATGGTTTTCACGAAGAGTTAATCATGTCGTCGCTTCTCGGCGTCTCCTTCGTTGGCGCATTTCTGGTTGTCGGCTCTTCTTTTATCCTGCCCTATTTACGTCGGGTTATTACACCTACCGTTAGCGGCATTGTGGTGCTGATGATCGGCTTAAGCCTGATTAAAGTCGGCATTATCGATTTTGGTGGAGGATTTGCTGCCAAAAGCAGCGGTACGTTCGGCAATTACGAACATCTCGGCGTTGGTTTATTGGTTTTGATTGTGGTGATCGGCTTTAACTGCTGCCGCAGTCCGTTACTACGCATGGGAGGGATTGCCATTGGGCTATGTGTCGGTTATATCGCATCGTTATGCCTGGGCATGGTGGATTTCAGCAGTATGCGCAATTTGCCGTTAATCACCATCCCGCATCCGTTCAAATACGGGTTTAGTTTCAGCTTCCATCAGTTCCTGGTGGTCGGCACGATTTATTTGCTTAGCGTGCTGGAAGCTGTCGGCGATATCACCGCCACGGCAATGGTTTCCCGCCGCCCCATCCAGGGAGAAGAGTATCAGTCGCGTCTGAAAGGCGGCGTACTGGCAGATGGCCTGGTTTCGGTTATCGCTTCCGCTGTCGGTTCATTACCGTTAACCACGTTTGCGCAAAATAATGGGGTTATTCAGATGACCGGTGTCGCTTCACGTTATGTCGGGCGAACCATCGCGGTCATGTTGGTTATTCTCGGCTTGTTTCCGATGATTGGCGGCTTCTTCACGACCATTCCCTCGGCTGTTCTGGGAGGCGCAATGACGTTGATGTTTTCCATGATTGCCATCGCTGGGATTCGCATCATCATCACCAACGGATTAAAGCGCCGTGAAACACTTATTGTCGCCACTTCTTTAGGTTTAGGGCTTGGCGTCTCCTACGACCCGGAAATTTTTAAAATATTGCCAGCCTCTATTTATGTATTAGTTGAAAACCCTATTTGTGCTGGTGGATTAACTGCGATTTTATTAAATATTATCCTCCCTGGTGGCTACCGACAGGAAAACGTTCTGCCTGGTATTACCTCAGCGGAAGAGATAGATTAA